A genomic segment from Limosilactobacillus sp. encodes:
- a CDS encoding ABC-F family ATP-binding cassette domain-containing protein, giving the protein MILLQANDVMRRFGADVLFHNINMQIQDHGRTALVGRNGAGKTTLLKMIAGITTPDEGTISKVRDLTIGYLAQDQGLDSQNNIWAELDLVFAPLHAMEDEIHQLETELADIDPADERYQQVMNKYDRLQSDYKKRGGFEYESRMRGILKGFGFGEEYYDTPVDALSGGQKTKLALAKILLQAPQLLILDEPTNHLDMNVLAWLEDYLKSYQGALLVVSHDRYFLDHVVSDVYDLDNRTLLHYTGNYTQFVAHKQERLKAEWKHYDQQQKKIAKLEDFVNRNIVRASTTKRAQARRKQLEKMDRLDRPETDDQSIHFHFHSDKDSGNEVLDVENAKVGYDEQVLAGPLSFTVRKPQRIGIIGPNGIGKSTLLKSILHQIPLISGTVKFGANLDIGYYDQEQQQLHPDKTVLDEVWDEHPEVPEKDIRSLLGSFLFVGDDVYKVVHELSGGEKARLELTKLSFKPINFLILDEPTNHLDIDSREVLENAINEFTGTVLFVSHDRYFINQVATDVLDMRKDGITHYEGDYDDYLAEQAKRAATVAAGQQDNPAGSTPASQPSKGKQSYQQSKETQKARRKLQRQVDKLEAEMTDLEAKQEEIQEKMSQPEIATDIGKLTDLQKELDAAKEKSDEVELAWTEAAEKLEEFDQENQ; this is encoded by the coding sequence ATGATACTATTACAAGCCAATGACGTCATGCGCCGTTTTGGGGCCGACGTTTTATTTCACAATATCAACATGCAGATCCAGGATCACGGCCGGACCGCCCTGGTTGGCCGCAACGGTGCCGGGAAGACCACCCTGCTGAAGATGATTGCCGGCATCACTACCCCCGACGAAGGCACGATCAGCAAGGTCCGCGACCTGACGATCGGCTACCTGGCCCAGGACCAGGGGCTCGACAGCCAAAACAATATCTGGGCCGAGCTCGACCTGGTTTTCGCACCCCTCCACGCCATGGAGGACGAGATTCACCAACTTGAAACCGAACTTGCGGACATTGACCCTGCCGACGAGCGCTACCAGCAGGTGATGAACAAGTACGATCGCCTGCAGAGCGACTACAAGAAGCGCGGTGGCTTTGAGTATGAATCTCGGATGCGGGGAATCCTGAAGGGCTTTGGCTTCGGCGAGGAGTACTACGACACGCCGGTCGACGCCCTGTCCGGGGGACAAAAGACGAAGCTGGCCCTGGCTAAGATTCTCCTCCAAGCCCCCCAGCTGTTAATCTTGGACGAACCGACCAACCACCTCGACATGAATGTTTTGGCCTGGCTGGAAGACTATTTGAAGAGCTACCAGGGCGCCCTGCTGGTGGTTTCCCACGACCGGTACTTCCTCGACCACGTTGTTTCCGACGTTTACGATCTCGATAACCGAACTCTGCTTCACTACACCGGCAACTACACCCAGTTCGTCGCCCACAAGCAGGAACGCCTGAAGGCCGAATGGAAGCACTACGATCAGCAGCAGAAAAAGATCGCCAAGCTGGAAGACTTTGTCAACCGCAACATCGTCCGGGCCTCGACGACCAAGCGGGCCCAGGCACGGCGCAAGCAGCTGGAAAAGATGGACCGGCTCGACCGGCCCGAAACCGACGACCAATCGATCCACTTTCATTTCCACAGTGACAAGGACAGCGGCAACGAGGTCCTCGACGTGGAAAACGCCAAGGTCGGCTACGATGAGCAGGTCCTGGCCGGGCCACTCTCCTTCACCGTCCGCAAGCCGCAGCGGATCGGGATCATCGGCCCCAACGGGATTGGGAAGTCGACCCTTTTGAAGTCGATCCTGCACCAGATCCCGTTGATCAGCGGGACGGTCAAGTTCGGGGCCAACCTGGACATCGGTTACTACGACCAGGAACAGCAGCAGCTCCATCCCGATAAGACGGTGCTCGATGAGGTCTGGGACGAGCATCCCGAGGTCCCGGAAAAAGACATCCGCTCCCTGCTCGGCAGCTTCCTCTTCGTCGGTGATGACGTCTACAAGGTCGTCCACGAGCTCTCCGGGGGTGAAAAGGCCCGGCTGGAGCTGACCAAGCTCTCCTTCAAGCCGATCAACTTCCTGATCCTCGATGAACCGACCAACCACCTGGACATCGACAGCCGCGAGGTCCTCGAAAACGCCATCAACGAGTTCACCGGAACGGTCCTCTTCGTCTCCCACGACCGGTACTTCATTAACCAGGTGGCCACCGACGTGCTGGACATGCGCAAGGACGGCATCACCCACTACGAAGGTGACTACGACGACTACCTGGCCGAACAGGCAAAGCGGGCCGCAACCGTTGCAGCCGGACAGCAGGATAATCCGGCAGGCTCAACGCCGGCTAGCCAGCCTTCCAAGGGCAAACAATCCTACCAACAGAGCAAGGAAACTCAGAAGGCCCGGCGCAAGTTGCAGCGCCAGGTCGACAAGCTCGAGGCCGAGATGACCGACCTGGAGGCCAAGCAGGAGGAAATCCAAGAAAAGATGAGCCAGCCGGAAATTGCCACCGATATCGGCAAACTAACCGACCTGCAAAAGGAGCTCGACGCCGCCAAGGAAAAGTCGGACGAGGTTGAATTGGCCTGGACCGAGGCCGCCGAAAAGCTTGAGGAATTCGACCAAGAAAATCAATAG
- a CDS encoding redox-sensing transcriptional repressor Rex translates to MPTKKIPRATARRLPIYYRYLTVLMSANKQRVSSTELSEAVQVDSATIRRDFSYFGELGKRGYGYDVASLLKFFKGILHQDSLVSVALVGVGSLGSALLNYNFHQDTNLRISAAFDTKPEMANTVKSGIPIYPAEEMMTQLKEQQIDVVILTVPGDKAQKVTDQLVEAGVKGILNFTPVRLSVPKNVQVQNIDLTNELQTLIYFIKNYSEDNK, encoded by the coding sequence ATGCCAACTAAGAAAATACCACGTGCAACTGCCCGCCGGCTGCCAATCTACTACCGTTACCTCACCGTTCTGATGAGTGCCAACAAACAGCGGGTTTCTTCGACGGAACTGTCTGAGGCCGTTCAGGTCGACTCGGCCACGATCCGGCGGGACTTTTCCTACTTTGGTGAGTTGGGGAAGCGGGGCTATGGTTACGACGTGGCCAGCCTGCTCAAGTTCTTCAAGGGCATCCTGCATCAGGACTCCCTGGTCAGCGTGGCCTTAGTCGGGGTCGGGAGCCTGGGGAGTGCCTTATTAAACTACAACTTCCACCAGGACACCAACCTGCGGATCAGTGCCGCCTTTGACACCAAGCCGGAGATGGCTAACACGGTCAAGAGCGGGATTCCGATCTACCCGGCCGAGGAAATGATGACCCAGTTAAAGGAACAGCAGATTGACGTTGTGATCCTGACGGTGCCGGGTGACAAGGCTCAGAAGGTCACCGACCAGCTGGTTGAAGCCGGGGTCAAGGGGATCTTAAACTTTACTCCGGTCCGCCTGTCCGTGCCGAAGAACGTTCAGGTGCAAAACATTGACCTGACCAACGAGCTGCAGACCCTGATCTACTTTATTAAGAACTATTCCGAAGACAACAAATAA
- the groES gene encoding co-chaperone GroES, whose amino-acid sequence MLKPLGDRVVLKAETEEEKTVGGIVLASNVKEKPTTGKVIAVGEGRTLDNGQKLAPAVKEGDRVLFDKYAGNEVEYDGEKYLVVHEKDLVAVLD is encoded by the coding sequence GTGTTAAAACCATTAGGAGACCGCGTTGTTCTAAAAGCTGAAACTGAAGAAGAAAAGACGGTTGGTGGAATTGTCCTGGCATCCAACGTCAAGGAAAAGCCAACTACTGGAAAGGTTATTGCCGTTGGTGAAGGTCGGACCTTAGACAACGGACAAAAGCTTGCTCCAGCTGTTAAGGAAGGCGATCGGGTACTCTTTGACAAGTACGCCGGCAACGAAGTGGAATACGACGGTGAGAAGTACCTGGTCGTTCACGAAAAGGACTTAGTCGCAGTGCTCGACTAG
- the groL gene encoding chaperonin GroEL (60 kDa chaperone family; promotes refolding of misfolded polypeptides especially under stressful conditions; forms two stacked rings of heptamers to form a barrel-shaped 14mer; ends can be capped by GroES; misfolded proteins enter the barrel where they are refolded when GroES binds), whose protein sequence is MAKEIKFAEDARNEMLRGVDKLANTVKTTMGPKGRNVVLEQSYGNPTITNDGVTIAKSIELENHFENMGAKLVSEVASKTNDIAGDGTTTATVLTQAIVNAGMKNVTAGANPVGIRRGIDKATRAAVEALKKMSHDVKTKDDIAQIASISADNKEVGKLIADAMEKVGNDGVITLEDSRGVDTSVDVVEGMSFDRGYMSQYMVTDNDKMEADLDNPYILITDKKISNIQDILPLLQSVVQEGRALLIIADDITGEALPTLVLNKIRGTFNVVAVKAPGFGDRRKAQLQDIAVLTGGTVISDDLGMNLKDATVDQLGQANKVTVTKDATTIVDGAGAKEAIAERVDQIKQAISKTTSDFDKDKLQERLAKLSGGVAVVRVGAATETEMKEKKYRIEDALNATRAAVQEGFVPGGGTALVNVLPALDKVEATGDEATGVNIVKDALEAPVRQIAENAGVEGSVIINQLKSEKPGIGYNAADGKFEDMVEAGIVDPTKVTRSALQNAASVSALLLTTEAVVADKPDDNKNNAPAAPQGGAGMGGMM, encoded by the coding sequence ATGGCAAAGGAAATTAAGTTTGCTGAAGACGCACGGAACGAAATGCTCCGCGGTGTTGACAAATTAGCTAACACGGTTAAGACGACGATGGGTCCTAAGGGGCGTAACGTTGTCCTGGAACAAAGCTACGGCAACCCAACCATCACTAACGACGGTGTGACGATTGCCAAGAGCATTGAATTGGAAAACCACTTCGAAAATATGGGTGCTAAGCTCGTGAGCGAAGTTGCTTCCAAGACTAACGACATTGCCGGTGACGGGACCACGACTGCTACCGTTCTGACCCAGGCAATTGTTAACGCCGGGATGAAGAACGTGACTGCCGGTGCTAACCCAGTTGGCATTCGCCGTGGGATCGACAAGGCGACCCGGGCAGCCGTTGAAGCTTTGAAGAAGATGTCACACGACGTTAAGACTAAGGATGACATCGCCCAGATTGCCTCCATCTCTGCTGACAATAAGGAAGTTGGTAAGCTGATTGCCGACGCCATGGAAAAGGTTGGTAACGACGGGGTAATCACCCTGGAAGATTCTCGTGGTGTTGACACCAGCGTTGACGTTGTTGAAGGGATGAGCTTCGACCGTGGTTACATGTCTCAATACATGGTTACGGACAACGACAAGATGGAAGCCGACCTCGACAACCCATACATCCTGATCACGGACAAGAAAATCTCCAACATCCAGGACATCCTGCCACTGCTGCAAAGCGTTGTTCAGGAAGGCCGTGCTCTCTTGATCATTGCCGATGACATCACCGGTGAAGCTCTGCCAACCCTTGTTTTGAACAAGATTCGTGGAACCTTCAACGTGGTTGCCGTTAAGGCTCCTGGCTTCGGTGACCGGCGGAAGGCTCAACTCCAGGACATTGCCGTTCTGACCGGCGGGACCGTTATTTCCGACGACCTGGGCATGAACCTGAAGGACGCTACCGTTGATCAATTAGGTCAAGCCAACAAGGTTACGGTTACCAAGGACGCTACCACGATCGTTGACGGTGCCGGTGCCAAGGAAGCCATTGCTGAACGGGTTGACCAAATCAAGCAGGCCATCTCCAAGACGACCTCTGACTTTGATAAGGACAAGCTCCAAGAACGGCTGGCAAAGCTCTCTGGTGGGGTTGCCGTTGTTCGGGTCGGTGCTGCTACCGAAACTGAAATGAAGGAAAAGAAGTACCGGATCGAAGACGCCCTGAACGCTACCCGGGCTGCCGTCCAAGAAGGTTTCGTTCCTGGTGGTGGTACGGCACTGGTAAACGTTCTGCCTGCCCTGGACAAGGTTGAAGCCACCGGTGACGAAGCAACTGGTGTTAACATCGTTAAGGACGCCCTGGAAGCTCCAGTTCGTCAAATCGCTGAAAACGCCGGTGTTGAAGGCTCTGTTATTATCAACCAGCTGAAGAGCGAAAAGCCTGGTATTGGTTACAACGCTGCTGATGGCAAGTTCGAAGACATGGTTGAAGCCGGAATCGTTGACCCAACCAAGGTTACCCGTTCCGCTCTGCAAAACGCTGCCTCCGTTTCCGCACTGCTGCTGACGACGGAAGCCGTTGTTGCTGACAAGCCTGACGACAACAAGAACAATGCCCCTGCTGCTCCACAAGGCGGCGCCGGCATGGGCGGCATGATGTAA
- a CDS encoding APC family permease codes for MEKLKVHKISLFSGIMLALNSLIGSGWLFGAGTAAKVAGPAAIISWILGAVIIISIAITYVELGAMFPESGGMSRYAQYSHGQLLGFIAAWANWISLITLVPMEAVASVQYMSSWPWSWANWTHHFLSHGNVTAQGMWVVVLFMLIFTLINFWSVKLMTRFTNLISIFKIVLPTLTIVMLLVSGFHPGNFGHSAATFMPYGSRSIFEAAAVSGIIMSYDAFQTIINMGGEMVNPRKNIVRGVLISMIITAVIYIMLQVAFIGAVDPALLAKNGWHGVNFTSPFADIAILLGMNWLAILLYMDAFVSPFGTGVAFVATASRALAAMTHTKHLPQWLGRLARRYMIPRFAMVTDFILAVILVNTFRNWSLLATVITGSTLIAYLTGPVTVTALRRMRPDLKRPFAPHYMSWLAPVAFVLASLAIYWTMWPTTIQVIVVIALGLPIYLYYEVRYQHSKWGQQLKSSAWLIAYMVFISLVSYAGSTGFGGRDWIQYPWDFVLIIICSLGFYWWGVHSHLPEMDPIAEEVNARVKL; via the coding sequence ATGGAAAAACTAAAAGTACACAAAATTAGCCTCTTTTCCGGGATCATGCTGGCGCTGAATTCACTGATCGGCTCCGGCTGGCTATTCGGGGCCGGGACCGCGGCCAAGGTGGCCGGCCCTGCCGCCATCATTTCCTGGATCCTTGGGGCGGTCATTATCATTAGTATCGCAATTACCTACGTTGAACTGGGGGCGATGTTTCCCGAGAGCGGGGGCATGAGCCGCTACGCCCAGTACAGCCACGGTCAGTTGCTCGGCTTTATTGCGGCCTGGGCCAACTGGATTTCGCTCATCACCCTGGTGCCAATGGAAGCGGTGGCCTCGGTTCAGTACATGAGTTCCTGGCCGTGGTCCTGGGCCAACTGGACCCACCACTTTCTCTCTCACGGCAACGTGACTGCCCAGGGAATGTGGGTGGTTGTGCTCTTCATGCTGATCTTCACTTTAATCAACTTCTGGTCGGTTAAACTGATGACCCGCTTCACCAACCTGATCTCGATCTTTAAGATTGTTCTGCCGACCCTGACCATCGTGATGCTGTTGGTCAGCGGCTTCCATCCGGGCAACTTTGGTCACAGCGCGGCGACCTTCATGCCTTACGGCAGCCGGTCGATCTTTGAAGCGGCGGCCGTCTCCGGGATCATCATGTCCTACGACGCCTTCCAGACGATCATCAACATGGGTGGCGAGATGGTGAACCCCCGCAAAAACATCGTGCGCGGGGTGCTGATCTCGATGATTATCACCGCGGTGATCTACATCATGCTCCAGGTGGCCTTCATCGGGGCGGTGGACCCGGCACTGCTGGCCAAAAACGGCTGGCACGGGGTGAACTTCACCTCGCCCTTTGCCGACATTGCCATCCTGCTGGGGATGAACTGGCTGGCCATCCTGCTCTACATGGACGCCTTTGTCTCGCCGTTCGGAACCGGGGTGGCCTTCGTGGCGACGGCCTCCCGGGCCCTGGCGGCAATGACCCACACCAAGCACCTGCCACAGTGGTTGGGACGCCTGGCCCGGCGCTACATGATTCCCCGTTTCGCCATGGTGACCGACTTCATTCTGGCCGTGATCCTGGTCAACACCTTCCGGAACTGGAGCCTGCTAGCGACGGTCATTACTGGATCGACCCTGATCGCCTACCTGACCGGCCCGGTCACCGTTACGGCCCTGCGCCGGATGCGGCCCGATCTGAAACGGCCCTTTGCCCCACACTACATGTCCTGGCTGGCCCCGGTTGCCTTTGTCCTCGCCAGCCTGGCGATCTACTGGACGATGTGGCCGACGACCATTCAGGTGATTGTGGTGATCGCCCTCGGCCTGCCGATCTACCTTTACTATGAGGTACGCTACCAGCACTCCAAGTGGGGCCAGCAGCTGAAGAGCTCTGCCTGGCTGATCGCCTACATGGTCTTCATCTCGCTGGTCTCCTATGCCGGCAGCACAGGCTTTGGTGGCCGTGACTGGATCCAGTACCCGTGGGATTTTGTGCTCATTATCATCTGCTCGCTCGGCTTCTACTGGTGGGGTGTTCACAGTCACCTGCCGGAGATGGACCCGATCGCCGAAGAAGTCAATGCGCGGGTCAAACTTTAG
- a CDS encoding YigZ family protein, giving the protein MPEPFLTIAKNTAFEMVIKKSRFICQLGRINSEQEAQDFIAQVQRDNRKANHNCYAYLVGDHDQIQRESDNGEPSGTAGVPILESLQLAKLHNVVAVVTRYFGGIKLGAGGLIRAYSNVTTNAVHQAGLVQRVIQTSVAITASYAQHDQLLYFLKEKQITVADEQYGVNVVVTIFVDQDACDQLIADLTTRFNDQLTIKKGQPRNHEVPYAAQS; this is encoded by the coding sequence ATGCCAGAACCATTCCTTACCATTGCCAAGAACACCGCCTTTGAGATGGTGATCAAAAAGTCACGGTTCATCTGCCAGCTCGGTCGCATCAACAGCGAGCAGGAGGCCCAGGATTTCATCGCCCAGGTACAGCGGGACAATCGCAAGGCCAATCATAACTGTTATGCCTACCTGGTCGGTGACCACGACCAGATTCAGCGGGAAAGTGACAACGGCGAGCCCAGCGGAACGGCCGGGGTGCCAATCCTCGAGTCGCTCCAGCTGGCGAAACTGCACAATGTCGTGGCCGTCGTCACCCGGTACTTCGGTGGCATCAAGCTCGGCGCCGGTGGCCTGATCCGGGCCTACAGCAACGTCACCACCAACGCTGTCCACCAGGCGGGGTTGGTCCAGCGGGTCATCCAGACTTCCGTGGCGATCACCGCCTCCTACGCCCAGCACGACCAGCTGCTCTACTTTCTGAAGGAAAAGCAGATCACGGTCGCCGACGAACAGTACGGGGTCAACGTCGTGGTCACCATCTTCGTCGACCAGGACGCCTGCGACCAGTTGATTGCCGATTTGACGACCCGCTTCAACGACCAGCTGACAATCAAAAAAGGGCAGCCCCGCAATCACGAGGTGCCCTATGCCGCCCAGTCCTAA
- a CDS encoding DEAD/DEAH box helicase, translating into MKLTEYYGRRVIIDRPEWQGKRPPAPVQVLETIELGRHEIYCQRCGQRTAKKVAALPNGEFYCPRCINLGRVATLNKFYHVPEPNQFVVKEPVLTWQGHLSPLQQGAAKRVASGMRNHQHQLLWAVTGAGKTEMMFQGIAAALRRGERLAVASPRVDVCLELYPRLQAAFANTTMVLLHGRQELPYRYAQLTVCTTHQLLRFYRAFDNLIIDEVDAFPYAANAALLYVTGQAVKKTGGCLYLTATPGPSLLRQVRRKELMVSYLPLRYHGHLLPEIRLRLTPRWRRELGQKRLPASLVAELRRTLAAGHRFLFFVPHVRDLPGIATALEEAGFERRIFTTVHAADPERLEKVQGMRDGRYDFLVTTTIMERGVTFPEIDVFVLGADDPVFSSSALVQIAGRAGRASSRPEGKVVFWLGCPCRQVREAVRQIHFMNRKGQALQR; encoded by the coding sequence ATGAAATTAACAGAGTATTACGGCCGCCGGGTCATAATCGACCGGCCAGAATGGCAGGGAAAACGACCACCGGCGCCGGTCCAGGTCCTGGAGACCATCGAGCTGGGCCGTCACGAGATATATTGCCAACGCTGTGGGCAAAGAACGGCGAAGAAGGTCGCGGCACTGCCCAACGGTGAATTCTATTGCCCGCGCTGCATTAACCTGGGCCGGGTGGCCACGCTAAATAAATTTTATCATGTTCCGGAGCCAAATCAATTTGTGGTCAAGGAACCGGTGCTAACCTGGCAGGGCCACTTATCGCCCCTGCAGCAGGGGGCCGCCAAGCGGGTTGCATCGGGGATGCGCAACCACCAGCACCAGCTGCTCTGGGCGGTGACCGGGGCCGGCAAGACCGAGATGATGTTTCAGGGAATCGCGGCGGCCCTGCGCCGGGGTGAGCGCTTGGCGGTGGCCTCGCCCCGGGTCGACGTTTGCCTGGAGCTTTACCCGCGCCTGCAAGCGGCCTTTGCCAACACGACGATGGTCCTGCTGCACGGCCGCCAAGAGCTGCCCTACCGCTATGCTCAGCTGACAGTCTGCACGACCCACCAGCTCCTGCGCTTCTACCGGGCTTTTGACAACCTGATCATTGACGAGGTCGACGCCTTTCCCTATGCGGCCAATGCGGCCCTGCTGTACGTGACCGGACAAGCGGTGAAGAAGACGGGTGGCTGCCTTTATCTGACCGCGACGCCGGGCCCATCGCTGCTGCGCCAGGTCCGTAGAAAAGAGCTGATGGTCAGCTACCTGCCGCTGCGCTACCACGGCCACCTGCTGCCGGAGATTCGGTTGCGCCTGACGCCCCGCTGGCGTCGGGAGCTGGGCCAAAAGCGTTTGCCAGCCAGCCTGGTTGCGGAGCTGCGCCGAACGCTCGCGGCCGGGCACCGCTTCCTGTTCTTTGTGCCACACGTTCGCGACTTACCCGGGATCGCGACGGCGCTGGAGGAGGCCGGCTTTGAACGACGGATCTTTACGACGGTGCACGCCGCGGATCCCGAGCGCCTAGAGAAGGTCCAGGGGATGCGGGACGGCCGATACGATTTTTTGGTGACCACCACAATCATGGAGCGGGGCGTGACCTTTCCGGAGATCGACGTCTTCGTGTTGGGAGCCGATGATCCGGTCTTTTCCTCCTCGGCCCTGGTACAGATCGCCGGTCGGGCCGGTCGAGCGAGCAGCCGGCCCGAGGGTAAGGTCGTCTTCTGGCTCGGCTGCCCCTGCCGGCAGGTGCGGGAGGCGGTCCGCCAGATTCACTTCATGAACCGGAAGGGCCAGGCCCTGCAGCGATGA